A segment of the Allosaccharopolyspora coralli genome:
GGCGCTGATCTTCACCGCGTTCCTCATCAACGCCGTCAAACGAGTCCGCAGCCGGCAAGGCTGACAGCACCACTCGACGGAGCGAACGGCACTTTCGCCTCACCAGACGAGGTGAGAGTGCCGTTCGTCTCACCACCGGATTCCGCGGACGCACCCCCTCCAGCACACCCAGCTACCCGTCCCAGCGAGCGAACGGCACTTTCGCCTCACCAGACGAGGTGAGAGTGCCGTTCGCTTCACTCCAGGGGCCTCTTCTGGGGCGCGCCGAAGATGGCAGGAGCGGTGTGGTCCGGCTTGCCGAACAGGTCCTCGGGGCTCGCCTTCAACCGCGACGCGTTCTGGCGCGGGCTTTCCTGGTTCCGCCCCATCATCCCGGCCATCGGCATCGCCCCCACCATGCCGCCGCCCCACGTGCCACCGACTGCAGCGGCCGCCGAACCGGCATGACCGGTTCCCGCCGCGGCAGCGGGAACCGGAGACTCCGGAACCTCCTCTGGGCTCGGACGGCCACACTCCGCGAATTGACTGCACGAGCTCTCGGCGTCCACAGGGGACACACCGTCAGCACCTCCCACCGACGGTGCACCACTGCCTGTGGACGCCGAAACCGCCTCGCTTCCGCTCGCCCCCTCCTGGCGAGCGGAAGCGGACTGTGGTGCGGGCGAGCCGTACGCGTGCTGCGACGCACTCCGCAACGGCGTCTGCTCCGAGACACCGCGACCAGAGTCGAACTCGTCGCAGAAGCGCACGAAATCGCGCACCACGTTCTCGGCCGACCGGACCAGCTCACGTGCCGGTTCCTCCGCGTCGAGCAGGAGTCGGCGTACCCGACCCTGCTCGACGCCGGGAACCACGGCGGCCGAGACGTTCTCCGCCGTCTCGGCCACGTGGTCGGCGAACTTCTCTCCCACGATGCGGAGCGCCTCGGCGGCGCGATCCAGCGCGTCGGCCCACTCCCGTATCGCGTCGACCACGTCGTTGCTCGCGAGCCCGACGTCCCCGAACCAGCGCTCGCCCAGCCGCCCGGTCTCGTCCAGCAACGCCCGAGACACCCGCTCGTAGGCATCAGACGCTCCCAGCGAACGACCGACACCCCCGAACGCGTCCACCGGCTCCGGCGCCACGCACGTGCTCCGCGTAACGCCGCAACGACTCCGTGTCCACCCGAATGCCCGTCACCGTGACCTCCCGATCGGACCCGCTCGCCAAAAAGCGAACCGCCCGCAGCGTTCCCACACAGGGTGCTGCGGGCGGAATCGCTTCCACTCCGACGGGCCGGGACCGGCGACGGTTCCCGCAGTCAGCCTCCGGCCGGGCCGCCTGCCGCGGCGGCGCCGTTCTCGTTCTCCGGTGGCCGGTTCACGCCCTCCTGGACCTCGATGGAGTCGTAGACGAAGCTCGCCTGCGCCGGATCCAGGTAGTCGCCCTTCGGCAACGTCCGCATCACCCAGCCCGGAGCGTCCTTGATGTCGCCCGGCGCGTTGATCACGCCGAGTCCCTGCGCCGTAGGGGCGTCCTTCACGCCGTACACGACACCCTGGTCCGAGACGAAGTAGGTCGGACCGATGCCCGAACCCGCCTCGTTCGTATTGCCGTGCACCACGGCCGCCTTACCCGGCGGCATGAAGAAGTGGTCGACGCTCGGTCCGGCGTCGTCGGCCTGAGCCAGCTTCACCGGAGCCTTCGGCGTGTTCACCTCGTCCCGGTACAACGTGGCCCGGATCTCGTGATTGCCGCCGTTGTCCACCCAGCTCAAGCACGAGCTGTTGAAGTCGCGGAACGGCACCGGGTCCGGCACCTTCGCCGGGAAGTTGCCGAGCTGCTCGATGCCCTCCGGCACGTCGTTCACGTTCGGCAGCTGACCCGTGGTGTTCGGGATCGCGTCGATGTTCGTGCTGTTGGTGCGGCTCGCGTGCATCACGGCGGCGGCGCCTGCCGAGATCGGCTGTTTGCCGTTGCCCAGCAGCAGGAAGAACTGGTCCGCGTCGCCAGGGACGGTCTGCTTGACGACGTCACCGATCGCCTGCCCGCGCGGCAGGTTCGGCGACGTCCCGCCCTGGTTCGGCACCTGCGGCAGCTCCAGCGGCGCGACCTCCGGGATCGCGTTGAGCATGTGCGTACTCACCTGACGCGGCACTGCCTGGTTCAGGCCGTACATCTCCGTCACGGCGGCCTCGTTGGGGTTGATCCGAGCCTTCACCGTGTGCGTCGAGCTCGGACGGTCCGAGAGGTTCGGGTCCACGTTGTACACGAGGTACTGCTGGCCGGACGCCGTGTCCTGCACGAACAACGACTGGTCGTCGCGCAGTCGCTGACCGTGATCCGTGACACCGCCCATGACCGTCGTGGAGATCTTCGCCGACTCCTCGGCCCGCTGCTGCCCCAGAGCCTCGTTGACGTCGGCCTGATCGCAGACGGCCCACGCGGCGGGAGCCTGATCGTTCGCCGACGGCAGGAACTCGGGCGCGTTCGGCATACCGGTCCGAGGGCCCCGCGGGAACTCCGCCAGCGCGGCCTCCTTCACCGTCGTCGGCTCGATCGCCTGGCCCTGACCGCCGCCGCCCTGCGCCATCACCAGCAGCTTCGCCGAGGCCATGTTGAGCATCGGGATGAGTCGTTTGTCGGCCGCGTCGTCGGCGGTGACGACGTAGACACTGCCGCTCTCCTTCGCGATCACGACGGAACCCGGATCCGGCACGGACCCCTTGCCGCCGAACAAACCCCAGACCAGGAACCCGATGCAGCCGATGCACGCGAGGACCACGCCGCCGATCGTGGCTCGCTTGTGGGAGCCCATGGGGTCGTGCAGCATCACGGAGTCCTTGCGCACCAGCGCCGACTCCATGCGACGCACCACGAACTTGTACGCCTGAACCTGTGACTTCGTTGTGGGTGTTGATGCCATTCTTCGCCTACAGCTCTCCCGGTCGCGGTAC
Coding sequences within it:
- the eccB gene encoding type VII secretion protein EccB → MASTPTTKSQVQAYKFVVRRMESALVRKDSVMLHDPMGSHKRATIGGVVLACIGCIGFLVWGLFGGKGSVPDPGSVVIAKESGSVYVVTADDAADKRLIPMLNMASAKLLVMAQGGGGQGQAIEPTTVKEAALAEFPRGPRTGMPNAPEFLPSANDQAPAAWAVCDQADVNEALGQQRAEESAKISTTVMGGVTDHGQRLRDDQSLFVQDTASGQQYLVYNVDPNLSDRPSSTHTVKARINPNEAAVTEMYGLNQAVPRQVSTHMLNAIPEVAPLELPQVPNQGGTSPNLPRGQAIGDVVKQTVPGDADQFFLLLGNGKQPISAGAAAVMHASRTNSTNIDAIPNTTGQLPNVNDVPEGIEQLGNFPAKVPDPVPFRDFNSSCLSWVDNGGNHEIRATLYRDEVNTPKAPVKLAQADDAGPSVDHFFMPPGKAAVVHGNTNEAGSGIGPTYFVSDQGVVYGVKDAPTAQGLGVINAPGDIKDAPGWVMRTLPKGDYLDPAQASFVYDSIEVQEGVNRPPENENGAAAAGGPAGG